AAGGTTACAAACCACTGTCTCAGTTCCCCCAAGTAAATAAATCCCCGTGGCGGTTTCAAGCCCAAAGCCCCTTCCTCCTCTGGGAGAGTCGCCTTCAGCCTCCTCACTCACAGCGCCAGAGCGAGGTCGGACTCGGAGCCCACCGCCGCCTCCTATTAAATCCAGTAAAAAAGCCCGACACGGCGGTGTTCTGCATAGGGTGGTTTATTTTTACCGATGCTACTCGGGCAGACGCCGTGGTTTTACAGCGACCACAAGCAACGACCTGCAAAACCCTAAAGCCTACCCAGAATGACAGCAGGGAAGGAGGCGGCAGCGCAGCCCCGGCGGCCGCATCCTGACACCTCGCTGCTCCCGGCGGAGCCCcgctctgccctgcccggcACAgtacggcacggcacggcccttGTCCGACAGGCGGAGGGGCGAGGGGCGAGGGCGCTCTGCGAGGGAGGTCCCGGCGCGCCCCGGCCTCCTACCGGCGCTGGGGAGGGTCTGGGAGGGGGGCGCACTGCTGAGGGGGGCAGGCGGGAGGGAGCCAGGGGCAGGAGCCGCCGCTGCCCTGTCCCGGAGCGGGGGGCTTCACTGCCTGCAGAATTTGCACTTGataattttcttaaaagcacTTTGGAAGTCTTTGTTGAAATAGGCATAGATAATGGGGTTGAGGAGGGAGTTGGAGTAGCCCAGCCAGTTGATGACTGCCCCCAGCCACTCGGGCATGTAGCACTTACTGTCACAAAAGGGCAGGACCAGCGCCACGATGAAGAACGGCAGCCAGCAGAGGATGAAGGTGCCCATAATGATGCCCAGGGTCTTGACAGTCTTCCTCTCCCGGGACAAAGCCATCCTCCGCTTGGCCTCCGTGTTCTTCTCGTTGCGCCGCTCAAAggtggggggcggcggggagccgcACGCCTCGCTGGGCAGCGGCAGATGAGTCTTGGAGGAGCTGTTACAGCGCTGGACCTCGATGATCTCCAGGGCTGCCCCGTCCTCGCCCTGCCGCACCGCGCCGTTGACACAGGCGCCGGTCCTGGGCTCCACAGTCCGCCGCCAGCCCTTGCCGGGCTCCCCgttgcttttcttctgcagggTGGCCGGGGAGAGGGTGAGGCAGGTGTCGGCGATTTTCTTCTTCTCCGCTTTCTTGACGGTCTTGCGGATCCTGAAGCGGGCCGCCTTGAAGATGCGGCCGTAGAGCACCAGCATGAGGAGCAGCGGGATGTAGAAGGCGCCGAAGGTGGAGTAGATGGTGTACCCGTGGTCCTTGCTGATGGTGCAGGCGTCGGGGTTCGAGCGGTCCTCGGGCGTTCTCCAGCCCAGCATGGGCGGGATGGATATCAAGAAGCCGATGAGCCAGGTCAGGCTGATGAGCACGGCGGCCCGCCGGGGAGTCCTCTTGTTGACATAGTCGATGGGGTCCGTGATGGCCCAGTACCTGTCCAAGGCGATGGCGCACAGGTGCAGGATGGAAGAGGTGCAGCACAGCACGTCCAGCGAGATGAAGATGTCGCAGGTGACCTGCCCCAGAGTCCACTTGTTCAGCACCTGGTAGAGGGCCGCCATGGGCAGCACCAGCACGGACACCATGAGGTCGGTGACGGCCAGCGAGCCGATGAGATAGTTAGCCACGGTTTGCAGGGAGCGCTCCAGGGCGATGGCCGCGATCACGCAGGCGTTGCCGCTCACGGCGCACAGGATGAGCGTGCCCAGGAGCAGCGAGGTGAGCAGCTGGTAGCCCAGGGTCACCTCGGCGAGGCCGGGGCCACCTGCCCCCTCGGGGGAGCGCTCTGGGGAGGTAGTGTTGTTGGCCACATCCATGCcgggacggggggggggtcGCTTCAGGAGACGGGCATGGGAAGAGGCGCCGGTCACTTGTGCGCTCCCCTGGCAGGAGGCATCGCCGCCCCGTGCGCTTTGGCCACGCCGGGGCCCCCCCGACACCCCTCCCTCCCCTATATAGCGCGGCGGGAGGCGGCCGAAGCTCGGAGGACGGCGGCTGGCGGagccgccccgcgcccgcccATCAccgctgcctctgcccagcgcccagccccgggcggcgggggcggccctCCCGCGGCCGCCGCTCGCCGCGCTGCTGCCCCTCGCTCCGCCGCTCTCCCGCGCCTCTCCTTACTGCCctgcctcccttctccccccttcgcttgctccctccctccttcccctccccttccgtCCTCCCCCTCCATCCCGCCCGTCAcgggggagagagggggggggtCTCGCTGGGTCTCTATCGTACCGCCGGGGGGCCGGGCTGGAGGGGTGTCCGCGactcccctccgccccctccccggccgagGGGGCACCGCAGGGACACCCACCACGCCCCCGCAATTCTGCCTCCAAATCTCCTCCCAACAGCTCCGCCCCGGGCAGTGAGGACTCTGGACTTCCCCTCGGGACCGGCTCCGGAGCTGGTGCGGGCTGTGCGAGGCGGGGGGAGGCTTTCTGCGGCTAGGTGCTGCCGGCTGGGGTCGGGGGACACAACATGCGCCAGCGCTGCCCGCCGCCTTTGGGGTGCCGGGGCTCTTGGGGGCGCCTGGGGGCGCTTATCGCCACCAGCAggcaggcggcggcggccccagGGCACGGGGCACCGGGCGGCTGTACCGGGCTCTCCCGGTGGCGGGGCCGCCTGCACTTTCTGAGGGGTCGCACCACTGACCCCCGACCCCCGCGGGGCTCTGCTCTCGCCCCAGCTCGGCTGCTGTGGGCACGGTGCTGCCGGGGGTGCCCGGGGAACAATATCAGCCTAGCCGC
This region of Anas platyrhynchos isolate ZD024472 breed Pekin duck chromosome Z, IASCAAS_PekinDuck_T2T, whole genome shotgun sequence genomic DNA includes:
- the HTR1A gene encoding 5-hydroxytryptamine receptor 1A, translating into MDVANNTTSPERSPEGAGGPGLAEVTLGYQLLTSLLLGTLILCAVSGNACVIAAIALERSLQTVANYLIGSLAVTDLMVSVLVLPMAALYQVLNKWTLGQVTCDIFISLDVLCCTSSILHLCAIALDRYWAITDPIDYVNKRTPRRAAVLISLTWLIGFLISIPPMLGWRTPEDRSNPDACTISKDHGYTIYSTFGAFYIPLLLMLVLYGRIFKAARFRIRKTVKKAEKKKIADTCLTLSPATLQKKSNGEPGKGWRRTVEPRTGACVNGAVRQGEDGAALEIIEVQRCNSSSKTHLPLPSEACGSPPPPTFERRNEKNTEAKRRMALSRERKTVKTLGIIMGTFILCWLPFFIVALVLPFCDSKCYMPEWLGAVINWLGYSNSLLNPIIYAYFNKDFQSAFKKIIKCKFCRQ